A stretch of Nitrososphaerales archaeon DNA encodes these proteins:
- a CDS encoding Lrp/AsnC ligand binding domain-containing protein — MLNGVILIKTWTIRTDDVLKAVQKIPEVKRAFITYGRFDICAFIEVPNYDAAKDVVNRVNALEAVRSTETLIEA, encoded by the coding sequence ATGTTGAACGGTGTTATTCTCATAAAGACCTGGACGATCCGTACGGATGACGTTTTAAAGGCCGTTCAGAAGATACCAGAAGTTAAAAGGGCATTCATTACTTATGGAAGGTTCGATATCTGTGCATTCATCGAAGTACCAAATTACGATGCAGCCAAAGATGTGGTGAATAGAGTAAATGCATTGGAAGCTGTAAGAAGTACAGAAACGTTGATCGAAGCATAA
- a CDS encoding Lrp/AsnC ligand binding domain-containing protein: MVSACVLIRSEKGRSGEVLNRLKQLPGVVRAFSSLGRYDIVIQLEAPDYKALGQTVLRMGSISGVVFTETLVEVER, encoded by the coding sequence ATGGTTTCAGCATGTGTTCTTATTCGTTCTGAGAAGGGGAGGTCTGGTGAAGTGTTAAATCGATTGAAGCAATTGCCGGGTGTAGTGAGGGCTTTTTCATCTTTAGGGAGGTACGATATAGTTATCCAACTTGAGGCTCCCGATTACAAGGCTTTAGGCCAAACGGTCCTCAGAATGGGCTCGATATCTGGCGTTGTATTCACAGAGACACTCGTCGAAGTGGAGAGGTGA